A genomic stretch from Nocardia wallacei includes:
- a CDS encoding helix-turn-helix domain-containing protein, translated as MTTAVADPGPFARELRRWRGLRRWSQLDLALRADTTQRYLSFLEQGRSRPGREMVVRLAESLELSLRERNALLMSAGYAPAFDETDWAAPRLEPVREALRGILDGHMPYPALIVDRHSTLIEANAAFGLFLDDCAPELLRPPVNVRRLALHPDGLAPRVLNLPEWGRHVTESLHRRVRISPDPQLEALLAELEGYLPPVTPGPGYLGFAVPLRLRAEAGELRLITTLTSFATATDVSLSELHLEAFLPADEATARILRERAAG; from the coding sequence ATGACTACCGCCGTGGCAGATCCCGGCCCCTTCGCCCGCGAGTTGCGCCGGTGGCGCGGGCTGCGCCGCTGGAGCCAGCTGGACCTGGCGCTGCGTGCCGACACGACCCAGCGCTACCTGAGCTTCCTCGAGCAGGGGCGGTCCCGGCCGGGACGGGAGATGGTGGTGCGGCTGGCCGAATCGCTGGAACTGTCGCTGCGCGAACGCAACGCCCTGCTCATGTCGGCCGGTTACGCCCCGGCCTTCGACGAAACCGACTGGGCCGCACCACGGCTGGAGCCGGTCCGGGAGGCACTGCGCGGCATCCTCGACGGGCACATGCCGTATCCGGCGCTGATCGTGGACCGGCACAGCACGTTGATCGAAGCCAACGCGGCCTTCGGCCTCTTCCTCGACGACTGCGCGCCCGAACTACTGCGGCCGCCGGTCAACGTGCGGCGCCTAGCCCTGCATCCGGACGGCCTCGCGCCGCGGGTGCTCAATCTGCCCGAATGGGGTCGGCACGTCACCGAGTCGCTGCACCGCCGCGTGCGCATCAGTCCCGACCCGCAACTCGAGGCATTGCTCGCCGAGTTGGAGGGCTATCTGCCGCCGGTCACACCCGGCCCGGGCTACCTCGGCTTCGCGGTGCCGCTGCGGCTGCGCGCCGAGGCGGGCGAACTGCGGCTCATCACCACGCTCACCTCGTTCGCGACCGCCACCGACGTCTCCCTGTCGGAGTTGCACCTGGAGGCGTTCCTGCCCGCGGACGAGGCCACCGCGCGCATCCTGCGCGAGCGCGCGGCGGGGTGA
- a CDS encoding class I SAM-dependent methyltransferase, giving the protein MSRNLQLFPVIVPDENGLLITSPRRYNALNAVIFGGRHRRLLAELVAVGGAVPGDRVLDIGSGPGKLAAALATAVGPGGSVLGIDASRAMVDYARAHAAAANIGFEVGVAQALAVADAEFDLVTCTFVMHHVAAERRADALAEMYRVLRPGGRLLLADAHPTGLMRAVAEVMGRVSRSGADSEQPAARRDPFREVNVRRYADSLVGVGFETSEFRASRYGAGLLTARKAW; this is encoded by the coding sequence ATGTCCCGAAACCTACAACTGTTCCCCGTCATCGTTCCCGATGAGAACGGGCTGCTGATCACCAGTCCGCGCCGCTACAACGCCCTCAACGCGGTGATCTTCGGCGGGCGGCACCGCCGCCTGCTGGCGGAACTGGTCGCCGTCGGTGGCGCCGTGCCCGGCGACCGCGTACTCGATATCGGCAGTGGGCCGGGCAAATTGGCCGCCGCGCTGGCGACGGCGGTCGGCCCGGGCGGCAGTGTGCTCGGCATCGATGCGTCCCGGGCGATGGTCGACTACGCCCGGGCGCACGCCGCCGCGGCGAATATCGGCTTCGAAGTCGGTGTGGCGCAGGCACTTGCGGTGGCCGATGCCGAATTCGATCTAGTGACCTGTACTTTCGTCATGCATCACGTCGCCGCCGAGCGGCGCGCGGACGCGCTCGCGGAGATGTATCGGGTGCTGCGGCCCGGCGGGCGGCTGCTGCTCGCCGACGCGCACCCGACCGGGCTGATGCGGGCCGTCGCCGAGGTCATGGGGCGGGTGTCGCGTTCTGGTGCCGACTCCGAACAGCCCGCGGCGCGGCGGGATCCGTTCCGCGAGGTGAATGTCCGCCGCTACGCCGACAGCCTCGTCGGCGTGGGATTCGAGACGTCCGAGTTCCGCGCGAGCCGGTACGGCGCGGGGCTGCTGACCGCGCGCAAGGCGTGGTGA
- a CDS encoding BlaI/MecI/CopY family transcriptional regulator translates to MRTRGFGELESVVMDRLWNRDGDPTTVRELFDELTRERDIAYTTVMSTMDNLHRKGWLKRRREGKAFRYWPTLTREQHSARLMREALDDGGRSELVLAHFVEQIGPEESDRLRAALRRLARGT, encoded by the coding sequence GTGCGCACGCGCGGATTCGGGGAACTCGAGTCGGTGGTCATGGACCGTCTCTGGAATCGGGACGGCGATCCGACCACCGTCCGGGAACTGTTCGACGAACTGACCCGTGAACGCGATATCGCGTACACGACCGTTATGTCGACCATGGACAACCTGCATCGGAAGGGCTGGCTGAAGCGCCGCCGCGAGGGCAAGGCGTTCCGCTACTGGCCCACACTCACCCGTGAGCAGCACAGCGCCCGGCTGATGCGCGAGGCACTGGACGACGGCGGCCGCTCGGAACTGGTGCTGGCCCACTTCGTCGAACAGATCGGGCCGGAGGAGTCCGACCGGCTGCGCGCGGCACTGCGGAGATTGGCGAGGGGAACATGA
- a CDS encoding M48 family metalloprotease, producing the protein MSVAIGLFLYAVVVAAAAPRLLPRLTRHGVLPGLGVLAWLTLIVSALGSWSVALVVALADLTHSWFRPDGPVLSGLHEAEEIAVGHAGFAAQLGLMGLTGALSVAALVLGVRLARLHRRMRLRAREHAEALRLTGRRVHRHDVGDVVVLESDERAAYCVEGVPNVVVVTSGAMAALADDELAAVLAHEHAHLRHRHPLLLTIMRGLATTFPRLRLCTVGAREVARLLEMCADDSAVRRHGRAPLLSGLLALSGAAPSGALAASGVDVLARAERLAMPRAGWHVQTRAGLLTGIALGVSGPLLFAATAASGILLCLL; encoded by the coding sequence GTGAGCGTCGCGATCGGGCTGTTTCTCTACGCCGTCGTGGTGGCGGCGGCCGCGCCCCGGCTGCTGCCGCGATTGACGCGGCACGGGGTGCTGCCCGGGCTGGGCGTGCTCGCCTGGCTGACCCTGATCGTGAGCGCGCTCGGTTCCTGGAGTGTGGCTCTGGTCGTGGCGCTGGCGGATCTCACGCACTCCTGGTTTCGCCCGGACGGGCCGGTGCTCTCGGGGCTGCACGAGGCGGAGGAGATCGCGGTCGGCCACGCCGGTTTCGCGGCCCAGCTCGGCCTGATGGGATTGACCGGCGCGCTGTCGGTGGCGGCCCTGGTGCTCGGCGTCCGCTTGGCCCGGCTGCATCGGCGGATGCGGCTGCGCGCGCGGGAACACGCCGAGGCGCTGCGGCTGACCGGCCGCCGGGTGCATCGGCACGACGTCGGCGATGTGGTGGTGCTGGAGTCCGACGAGCGCGCGGCCTACTGCGTGGAGGGCGTGCCGAACGTGGTCGTGGTGACCAGCGGTGCGATGGCGGCGCTGGCCGACGACGAACTGGCGGCGGTGCTCGCGCACGAGCACGCGCATCTGCGGCACCGGCATCCGCTGCTGCTGACGATCATGCGCGGGCTGGCGACCACGTTCCCGCGGCTGCGGTTGTGCACCGTCGGCGCGCGCGAGGTCGCCCGGCTGCTGGAGATGTGCGCCGACGATTCCGCGGTGCGCCGCCACGGCCGCGCCCCGCTGCTGTCGGGTCTGCTCGCGCTCTCCGGTGCGGCGCCCTCGGGCGCGCTCGCCGCGAGCGGCGTCGATGTACTGGCCCGCGCCGAACGCCTGGCCATGCCGCGCGCCGGCTGGCACGTCCAGACCCGCGCGGGCCTGCTCACCGGGATCGCGCTGGGCGTCAGCGGCCCGCTGCTGTTCGCCGCCACCGCGGCGTCGGGGATCCTGCTCTGCCTGCTGTGA
- a CDS encoding PadR family transcriptional regulator: MAEKRKVGNLLALAVLAVLFERPMHRYEIAATLKERGKERDMDIKWGSLYTVVQNLEKHGFLEIVGSERAGARPERTIYRITEAGRAELDDWTRELVATPEPEHHRFVAGLSILALLPPDDVVALLGERLRRLAAIIAAEREEIAAQRAAIPRLFIVESEFQLAMLEAEARWAAALRDELAAGTFPDLDVWRRMHAEGVEPAEVVEMVERGDFTLSTDT; encoded by the coding sequence ATGGCCGAGAAGCGGAAGGTGGGCAACCTGCTCGCGCTCGCGGTGCTCGCGGTGCTGTTCGAGCGGCCGATGCACCGCTACGAGATCGCGGCCACGCTGAAGGAGCGCGGCAAAGAGCGCGACATGGATATCAAGTGGGGTTCGCTCTACACCGTCGTGCAGAACCTGGAGAAGCACGGCTTCCTCGAGATCGTCGGCAGCGAGCGCGCCGGCGCCCGGCCCGAGCGCACCATCTACCGCATCACCGAGGCGGGCCGCGCCGAACTCGACGACTGGACCCGCGAACTGGTCGCCACCCCCGAACCCGAGCATCACCGGTTCGTCGCCGGCCTGTCCATCCTGGCGCTGCTGCCACCCGACGACGTGGTCGCCCTGCTGGGCGAGCGGCTGCGCCGGCTGGCGGCGATCATCGCCGCCGAGCGCGAGGAGATCGCGGCCCAGCGCGCGGCCATCCCCCGCCTGTTCATCGTCGAATCCGAATTCCAGCTCGCGATGCTGGAGGCCGAGGCCCGCTGGGCCGCGGCGCTGCGCGACGAGCTGGCCGCGGGCACCTTTCCCGACCTGGACGTGTGGCGGCGCATGCACGCCGAGGGCGTCGAGCCCGCCGAGGTCGTCGAAATGGTCGAAAGGGGGGACTTCACGCTGTCGACGGACACCTGA
- a CDS encoding TetR/AcrR family transcriptional regulator: MTEPADRRVRRTRRALHQALIGLMLERGYARITVQDILDRADVGRSTFYAHFRNKDDLLVGSSTDYLRQAVAQTVPRTAPPLAPARTLLRLAAEHPDLYRALIGPKSGAVPLRATQQMIAGMLADHFRERFDLPDEEFADTVAFVSWGLLGLIGAVIDPRRPTPPDAAFRRLEALVGPGISAYLPSNTRERIFVDE; encoded by the coding sequence ATGACCGAACCGGCCGACCGTCGCGTGCGCCGCACTCGCCGGGCACTGCACCAGGCGCTGATCGGCCTCATGCTGGAGCGCGGTTATGCCCGGATCACGGTGCAGGACATCCTCGATCGCGCCGATGTCGGCCGCTCGACCTTCTACGCCCACTTTCGCAACAAGGACGACCTGCTGGTCGGCAGCAGCACCGACTACCTGCGCCAGGCGGTGGCCCAGACCGTGCCGCGCACCGCCCCGCCACTGGCTCCCGCACGGACGCTGCTGCGGCTCGCGGCCGAACATCCGGACCTGTACCGCGCACTGATCGGCCCCAAGAGCGGCGCCGTGCCGCTGCGCGCGACCCAGCAGATGATCGCCGGAATGCTGGCCGACCACTTCCGCGAGCGGTTCGACCTTCCCGACGAGGAATTCGCCGACACCGTCGCGTTTGTGTCCTGGGGTCTGCTCGGGTTGATCGGCGCGGTGATCGATCCCCGCCGCCCCACGCCGCCCGACGCCGCGTTCCGGCGCCTCGAGGCACTGGTCGGGCCCGGGATAAGCGCCTACTTGCCCTCGAATACTCGTGAACGTATATTCGTAGACGAGTAA